Genomic segment of Prochlorococcus marinus CUG1433:
GAATTAGAAATTGTGAATACTTTAATTAATTACGATGTTGAACTTGTGGTTATGGCAGGATGGATGAAAATTGTTACTCCATTTTTAATCAACAAATTTAAAAATAAGATAATAAATATTCACCCTTCATTACTTCCAGCATATAAAGGTGGCTCTGCGATAAAGGACTCTATATTGAATAGTTCAAAAATAACTGGTTGTTCAGTACATTTTGTTGAAGAGGAGGTAGATAGTGGAGCATTGATAATGCAAGCTGCATTGTCAATTAGAGATGATGATGATATTGAATCACTCTCCAAAAGAATACAAATGCTTGAGCATAAAATTTTACCTCACTCAATCTCACAAGCTGGTTTTTTGATAAGAAGTAATCTTATGGAAAATTATTAGTAAAATCAAGGCCTTCATCCATTGACAATC
This window contains:
- a CDS encoding phosphoribosylglycinamide formyltransferase, whose translation is MDRSFNYIISPELTEFRRFSPKLRIGVLASGKGTNFQELINLSEKGELDIDIKVLITNKDEAGCIKRAESKKIPHKIIRGKDFPQKESFELEIVNTLINYDVELVVMAGWMKIVTPFLINKFKNKIINIHPSLLPAYKGGSAIKDSILNSSKITGCSVHFVEEEVDSGALIMQAALSIRDDDDIESLSKRIQMLEHKILPHSISQAGFLIRSNLMENY